From Quercus lobata isolate SW786 chromosome 1, ValleyOak3.0 Primary Assembly, whole genome shotgun sequence, one genomic window encodes:
- the LOC115952868 gene encoding uncharacterized protein LOC115952868, translating into MPDRFTRPPFNFYDKKTDPVEHVSHYIQIMSLHTHNDALMCKVFPSSLGPTALRWFNGLRKGSICSFSELIQEFSIRFVTCSRVPQPVDALLSIKMRAGETLRSYASRYWELYNEIDGNNERVAASTFRIGLPKNFGLRESLTKKPPEGMRQLMRRIEEYKRLKDDRLQSKGKAPMMNRTR; encoded by the coding sequence ATGCCGGACAGGTTTACCCGCCCACCGTTCAATTTCTATGACAAGAAAACTGACCCAGTAGAGCACGTCAGTCATTATATTCAGATAATGTCTCTACATACTCATAATGACGCactgatgtgcaaggtgtttcCTTCGAGTTTGGGACCAACTGCTTTGAGGTGGTTTAATGGGTTACGGAAAGGATCCATATGTAGTTTTTCAGAGCTAATTCAGGAGTTCAGCATTCGGTTTGTGACCTGCAGCCGAGTACCTCAACCGGTAGATGCGCTTTTGTCCATAAAAATGAGGGCGGGAGAGACCCTCCGtagttatgccagccgatatTGGGAGCTATACAATGAGATAGACGGGAATAATGAAAGGGTCGCAGCAAGCACTTTTAGGATAGGGTTGCCCAAGAACTTCGGGTTACGAGAGTCATTGACCAAGAAGCCTCCTGAAGGCATGAGGCAGCTTATGAGACGCATTGAGGAATATAAACGATTAAAGGATGACCGGCTGCAAAGTAAAGGCAAAGCACCAATGATGAATCGTACTCGGTAA